A single genomic interval of Saccharospirillum mangrovi harbors:
- a CDS encoding response regulator — protein sequence MKAKRLVVVDDDYKIRELLKTYLEKNNYQVDVAADGESFLTLFRQTPDISLVVLDIMLPGQDGFSVCQKVRAVSDVPIIMLTANAEETDRVVGLEMGADDYIAKPFSPRELLARIKAIHRRYEPMQHSADDGGRYYRFRGHVLDGLERTLTLQGGQPESISGADFQLLKLFLDHAGDVLSRSYLMKSTRGRDLGPLDRYLDVQISRLRTRLSGSDSSQLIKTVRGQGYVFTADVERLHAPD from the coding sequence ATGAAAGCCAAACGTCTGGTCGTGGTCGATGACGACTACAAAATCCGCGAATTGCTGAAAACCTATCTGGAGAAAAACAATTACCAGGTCGATGTCGCTGCCGATGGCGAATCCTTTCTGACGTTGTTCCGACAAACGCCGGATATTTCATTGGTGGTGCTCGACATCATGTTGCCCGGCCAGGATGGTTTCAGCGTCTGCCAGAAAGTGCGGGCGGTGTCGGACGTACCAATCATCATGCTGACCGCCAATGCCGAGGAAACCGACCGCGTCGTTGGCCTGGAAATGGGTGCGGACGATTACATCGCCAAGCCGTTCAGTCCGCGCGAATTACTGGCGCGCATTAAGGCCATTCATCGTCGTTATGAGCCGATGCAACACAGCGCCGACGATGGCGGTCGTTACTATCGGTTTCGCGGCCATGTGCTCGATGGTCTGGAACGCACGCTGACGTTGCAGGGCGGCCAGCCGGAAAGCATCAGTGGCGCCGATTTTCAGTTGCTGAAATTGTTCCTCGATCACGCCGGCGATGTGTTGTCGCGCTCCTATTTGATGAAGTCGACACGCGGGCGTGATCTGGGTCCGCTGGATCGTTATCTGGATGTGCAGATCAGTCGTTTGCGCACGCGGTTGTCGGGCAGCGATTCGTCGCAACTGATCAAAACCGTGCGCGGTCAGGGCTATGTGTTCACCGCCGATGTGGAACGGCTGCATGCGCCCGATTAA
- a CDS encoding ATP-binding protein yields the protein MRPIKAWLPKSLFARLLLVMLTGISLAQLSTSLIWASQVRSDSRARINENAQYMAVSLASTIRYFQALPDNVRPIVIEQQREVGGSRLFISVNQTRLPIEPEVNDPWRAPLLGAIQTQLKAEIDQPVQLALAMPSAVRLYDERIPLTEMPVRWIRQSLVLEPDPAPIVVAQVPLDNGHWLYLATLMPDPYILDRDRGLAPERWWSLGATLFVVGVLCFLFVRWQTRPLRRLAEAADAFGRGVEEPPVSASGMRELDATAEAFEAMKLRIQRYLDDRERLFAAISHDLRTPITRLRIQAELIDDDSLRASLDEDLEELEMMVKGALQTVRDTDIHEDPRPVDLGALLLKIADERRVAAQSVSVTVSDAVDYVGKPLALKRSLANLIDNAIQYGDRAEVSLAVVGDSVEIRIRDHGPGLPDSDLSKLFKPYSRLDHGRARNAGGMGLGLGIAQSIVHAHGGDLLLANHPSGGLSVRVRLPLIYAVRRL from the coding sequence ATGCGCCCGATTAAAGCCTGGCTGCCGAAATCGCTGTTTGCCCGTTTGTTGCTGGTGATGTTGACCGGCATCAGTTTGGCGCAGCTCAGCACCAGTTTGATTTGGGCCAGCCAGGTGCGCAGCGACAGCCGCGCGCGCATCAACGAAAACGCTCAATACATGGCGGTGTCGCTGGCATCGACCATTCGTTATTTTCAGGCGCTGCCGGATAACGTGCGGCCGATTGTGATTGAGCAGCAACGCGAAGTCGGCGGCAGCCGTTTGTTCATCAGCGTTAATCAGACGCGCTTGCCGATTGAGCCGGAAGTGAACGATCCGTGGCGGGCGCCGCTGCTCGGCGCCATTCAGACGCAACTCAAAGCCGAAATTGATCAGCCGGTGCAACTGGCGCTGGCGATGCCGTCGGCGGTTCGGTTGTACGACGAGCGCATTCCGCTGACCGAAATGCCGGTGCGCTGGATTCGCCAAAGTCTGGTTCTGGAACCCGATCCGGCGCCCATCGTTGTCGCCCAGGTACCGCTCGATAATGGCCATTGGTTGTATCTGGCGACGCTGATGCCCGATCCGTACATTCTCGATCGTGATCGCGGTCTGGCGCCGGAACGGTGGTGGTCGCTGGGCGCGACCTTGTTCGTGGTCGGCGTGCTGTGTTTTCTGTTCGTGCGCTGGCAAACCCGACCGCTGCGCCGACTGGCCGAAGCCGCCGATGCCTTTGGCCGGGGCGTGGAAGAGCCGCCGGTCTCGGCCTCGGGCATGCGCGAACTGGACGCCACCGCCGAAGCGTTTGAGGCGATGAAGCTGCGCATTCAGCGGTATCTGGACGATCGCGAACGTTTGTTCGCCGCCATCTCGCACGACTTGCGCACACCCATCACCCGCTTGCGCATTCAAGCGGAATTGATCGACGACGACAGCCTGCGCGCCTCGCTCGACGAAGACTTGGAAGAGCTGGAAATGATGGTCAAGGGCGCGCTGCAAACGGTGCGCGACACCGATATTCACGAAGACCCGCGCCCGGTCGATCTCGGTGCCTTACTGTTGAAGATTGCCGACGAGCGCCGGGTGGCGGCGCAGTCGGTGTCGGTCACGGTGTCTGATGCGGTTGATTACGTCGGCAAACCGCTGGCGCTGAAACGCAGCCTCGCCAACCTGATCGACAACGCCATTCAGTATGGCGACCGCGCCGAGGTGAGTCTGGCGGTGGTTGGCGACAGCGTGGAAATCCGCATTCGCGATCACGGCCCCGGCTTGCCAGACAGCGATCTCTCCAAGCTGTTCAAACCCTACAGTCGACTCGACCACGGCCGTGCCCGCAACGCCGGCGGCATGGGGTTGGGTCTGGGCATTGCGCAAAGCATCGTGCACGCCCACGGCGGCGATTTATTGCTGGCGAATCATCCATCCGGCGGCTTGTCGGTGCGGGTACGTCTGCCGCTGATTTATGCAGTGCGTCGCCTGTGA
- a CDS encoding nucleoside deaminase: protein MDAFLQAAIDEARLGLDEGGIPIGSVLVHEGRIIGRGHNRRVQHGSTVLHGEMDALENAGRLPASVYRDCVLYTTLSPCPMCTGAILLYGIPKVVIGENHTFMGEEGLLRERGVQIEVVQNADCIAMMEGFIEAEPTLWNEDIGE, encoded by the coding sequence ATGGATGCATTTTTACAGGCGGCAATTGACGAAGCGCGACTCGGTCTGGACGAAGGCGGTATTCCCATTGGCTCGGTGCTGGTGCACGAAGGGCGCATCATCGGGCGCGGTCATAACCGGCGCGTGCAACACGGCAGTACGGTGTTGCACGGTGAAATGGATGCGCTGGAAAACGCCGGTCGTTTGCCCGCTTCGGTGTATCGCGACTGTGTGTTGTACACCACCTTATCGCCGTGCCCGATGTGTACTGGCGCCATCTTGCTGTACGGCATTCCCAAAGTCGTGATCGGTGAAAACCACACCTTTATGGGCGAGGAAGGCTTGTTGCGCGAGCGTGGCGTCCAGATTGAGGTGGTGCAGAACGCCGATTGCATTGCGATGATGGAAGGCTTTATTGAAGCCGAACCGACCTTGTGGAACGAGGACATCGGCGAGTAG
- a CDS encoding phytanoyl-CoA dioxygenase family protein: MLSAEQRQHFDRDGYVLLPQQLSAADRAALIDRAYELIESAEIDPNVRFSTVDREHLNNDFFLGSAEKVRCFFEEKAFNDAGELAQPRAQSINKIGHALHDLDEVYREVAQRSVFGDIARDLGQQQPSLYQTMVIFKQPRIGGEVVWHQDASFFYTEPSSVLTYWFALEDATLENGCLWLDPGGQTGPLRERYHCDGKEMWMVPLDATPWPTDSGTPMPVKAGDLLVFHGHLPHYSAANRSARSRLALTFHVVDGALPYAPENWLQRPTLGPFLM, from the coding sequence ATGCTCAGTGCCGAACAACGCCAACACTTCGATCGCGACGGCTACGTGCTGTTGCCGCAACAACTCAGCGCCGCCGATCGTGCTGCGTTGATTGATCGCGCTTATGAATTAATTGAGAGCGCCGAAATCGATCCGAACGTGCGCTTTTCCACCGTCGACCGCGAACATCTGAACAACGATTTCTTTCTCGGTTCGGCGGAAAAAGTGCGCTGCTTTTTTGAAGAAAAAGCCTTCAACGACGCCGGCGAACTGGCCCAGCCTCGAGCACAGAGCATCAATAAAATCGGCCATGCCTTGCACGATCTGGACGAGGTGTATCGCGAAGTGGCGCAACGTTCTGTGTTTGGTGACATCGCGCGCGATCTGGGCCAGCAACAGCCCAGCCTGTATCAGACCATGGTGATTTTTAAACAGCCGCGCATCGGTGGCGAAGTGGTCTGGCATCAGGACGCCAGTTTCTTCTATACCGAACCGAGCAGCGTGCTGACGTATTGGTTTGCACTGGAAGATGCGACGCTGGAAAACGGTTGCCTGTGGCTCGACCCTGGCGGCCAGACCGGCCCGCTGCGCGAACGCTATCACTGCGATGGCAAAGAGATGTGGATGGTGCCGCTCGACGCAACGCCCTGGCCCACCGACAGCGGCACGCCGATGCCGGTTAAGGCCGGCGATCTGCTGGTGTTTCACGGCCACTTGCCGCATTACAGTGCAGCCAATCGCTCGGCGCGTTCGCGCCTGGCACTGACCTTTCACGTCGTCGATGGCGCACTGCCTTACGCGCCAGAAAACTGGTTGCAACGGCCGACGCTCGGTCCGTTTTTAATGTGA
- a CDS encoding glutathione S-transferase family protein codes for MNDLTLVIGNKNYSSWSLRPWLLLKQFKVRFKEVRIPLYEARTSALMAQYSPSGKVPVLDMGGLTVCDSLAIAETVNERFLDGQGWPGNPNLRALGRAAVAEMHSGFFALRNAMPMNCRRRVSGFKPDAATQKDIDRVCELLGDLLQRSEGPFLLGKFSIADAFYAPVASRFTTYGIAVPQEISQWMGELNRLKAMQEWLSAAQEEAETIAESEIADA; via the coding sequence ATGAACGATTTGACGCTGGTCATCGGCAACAAAAATTATTCATCCTGGTCGCTGCGCCCCTGGTTGCTGCTCAAACAATTCAAAGTGCGTTTCAAGGAAGTGCGCATTCCGTTGTACGAAGCACGCACGTCGGCATTGATGGCGCAATACTCACCCAGCGGAAAAGTGCCGGTACTCGATATGGGCGGCCTCACGGTCTGCGATTCGCTCGCCATTGCTGAAACCGTGAACGAGCGTTTTCTTGACGGTCAGGGCTGGCCCGGTAATCCGAATTTGCGTGCGCTCGGTCGCGCGGCCGTAGCCGAAATGCACTCCGGGTTTTTCGCGCTTCGCAACGCCATGCCGATGAATTGCCGCCGTCGGGTCAGCGGTTTTAAACCGGATGCCGCCACGCAAAAAGACATCGACCGGGTGTGTGAATTATTGGGTGATTTATTGCAGCGCTCCGAAGGGCCATTTCTGCTCGGAAAATTCTCCATCGCCGATGCATTTTACGCCCCGGTGGCAAGTCGATTCACAACCTATGGCATCGCCGTGCCGCAGGAAATCAGCCAATGGATGGGCGAACTGAACCGGCTCAAAGCCATGCAAGAATGGCTCAGTGCCGCTCAGGAAGAAGCCGAAACCATCGCCGAATCGGAAATCGCCGACGCCTGA
- a CDS encoding MmcQ/YjbR family DNA-binding protein codes for MNNEVEVWRERLSAKPGCTEETPFGPQALVYKVAGKMFALLMIDRTPLGMNLKCDPQQALIIRDTFSAVTPGYHMNKKHWNTIDLEAGLDIELVQSWIDDSYELVKQTLPKAVQARLVHQGESEGESS; via the coding sequence ATGAACAACGAAGTCGAAGTCTGGCGCGAACGACTCAGCGCCAAACCCGGTTGCACCGAAGAGACGCCCTTCGGCCCGCAGGCGTTGGTGTATAAAGTCGCCGGAAAAATGTTCGCGCTGCTGATGATTGATCGCACACCGCTGGGCATGAATCTCAAATGCGACCCGCAACAGGCGCTGATCATTCGCGACACCTTCAGTGCCGTCACGCCCGGCTACCACATGAATAAAAAACACTGGAATACGATCGATCTCGAGGCCGGTCTGGACATTGAACTGGTGCAAAGCTGGATCGACGATTCCTATGAACTGGTCAAACAAACACTGCCCAAAGCAGTCCAAGCCCGCCTCGTTCATCAAGGAGAATCAGAAGGAGAGTCATCATGA
- the dxs gene encoding 1-deoxy-D-xylulose-5-phosphate synthase, producing the protein MKVFTRIPQQRPTTPLLDRIDLPADLRQLSPAELPKLADELREFLLYSVGQTGGHFGAGLGVVELTIALHYVYNTPVEKLVWDVGHQAYPHKILTGRRERMHSIRQAGGLAAFPKREESDYDTFGVGHSSTSISAALGMAITDRLLGEGRQTVAVIGDGALTAGLAFEALNHAGHDGANLLVILNDNDMSISENVGALSTAFARVFASKTYSHLRENSKKVLQNLPPVLEFARRAEEHVKGMMSPATLFEEMGFNYVGPVDGHDVVGLAQTLRNLRTFKGPQFLHVATQKGKGFTPAENEPIKYHAITKLEKSDAGHAATSAPTGTKYSAVFGQWLCDMAQADEKLIGITPAMREGSDLVQFSERFPKRYIDVAIAEQHAVALAAGLACDGAKPVVAIYSTFLQRAYDQLIHDVAIQNLDVLFAIDRAGLVGEDGPTHAGSFDLSFLRCVPNLVIMAPKDEAECRRMLTTGYRHPGPAAVRYPRGTGPGAAIDNNLDDLPIGKAEVLREGKDIAILAFGSLVTPAQQVADALNATLINMRFIKPLDRERVLAVAASHSRLVTVEENAIMGGAGSAVSECLNDAGLSVELLQLGLPDRFIEHAKPTEMLREAGLDAAGIQAAIEQRWR; encoded by the coding sequence ATGAAGGTATTTACCCGCATCCCGCAACAACGGCCCACCACGCCACTGCTCGACCGCATTGATCTGCCTGCCGATCTGCGTCAACTGAGCCCGGCCGAATTGCCCAAACTCGCCGATGAACTGCGCGAATTTCTGCTCTACAGCGTCGGTCAGACCGGCGGCCATTTCGGCGCCGGCCTCGGCGTTGTTGAACTGACCATCGCACTGCACTACGTCTATAACACCCCGGTCGAAAAACTGGTCTGGGACGTCGGCCACCAGGCCTACCCACACAAAATTCTCACCGGTCGCCGCGAGCGCATGCACAGCATTCGTCAAGCCGGCGGCCTGGCCGCCTTTCCCAAGCGCGAGGAAAGCGACTACGACACCTTCGGCGTCGGTCACTCCAGTACATCCATTTCCGCCGCACTCGGCATGGCGATCACCGACCGTTTGCTCGGCGAAGGCCGCCAGACGGTTGCCGTTATCGGAGACGGTGCCCTCACCGCCGGCCTCGCCTTCGAAGCCTTGAACCACGCCGGTCACGATGGCGCCAACCTGCTGGTCATTCTGAACGACAACGACATGTCGATTTCCGAAAACGTCGGCGCCTTATCCACCGCCTTCGCGCGTGTCTTTGCCTCCAAAACCTATTCGCACCTGCGCGAGAATTCGAAAAAAGTGCTGCAGAATTTACCGCCGGTTCTGGAGTTTGCCCGGCGCGCCGAAGAACACGTTAAAGGCATGATGTCGCCGGCCACTTTGTTCGAAGAAATGGGCTTCAATTACGTCGGCCCGGTTGATGGACACGACGTCGTCGGCCTGGCGCAAACGCTGCGTAATTTACGCACCTTTAAAGGCCCGCAATTTCTGCACGTCGCCACGCAAAAAGGCAAAGGTTTCACACCGGCGGAAAACGAACCGATCAAGTACCACGCCATCACCAAACTGGAAAAATCCGACGCCGGACATGCCGCCACCAGCGCGCCAACAGGCACCAAATATTCGGCCGTGTTTGGACAGTGGCTGTGCGACATGGCGCAGGCCGATGAAAAACTGATCGGCATCACCCCCGCTATGCGCGAAGGCTCAGACCTGGTGCAGTTTTCTGAACGTTTTCCCAAACGCTACATCGATGTCGCCATTGCCGAACAACACGCAGTGGCTTTGGCCGCTGGCCTCGCCTGCGATGGCGCCAAGCCGGTGGTCGCAATTTACTCGACCTTTTTGCAACGCGCCTACGACCAGTTAATTCACGACGTCGCCATTCAAAACCTCGACGTCCTGTTCGCCATCGACCGCGCCGGTTTAGTCGGCGAAGACGGCCCGACACACGCCGGCAGTTTCGATTTAAGCTTCCTGCGTTGCGTACCCAATCTGGTCATCATGGCGCCGAAAGACGAAGCCGAATGCCGGCGCATGCTGACCACCGGTTATCGCCATCCGGGTCCGGCGGCGGTGCGTTATCCGCGCGGCACCGGGCCGGGCGCTGCTATCGACAACAACCTCGACGACCTGCCGATTGGTAAAGCCGAAGTACTGCGCGAGGGCAAAGACATCGCCATTCTCGCCTTCGGCAGTCTGGTCACACCGGCGCAACAAGTTGCCGACGCGCTGAACGCCACTCTGATCAACATGCGCTTTATCAAACCGCTCGATCGCGAGCGTGTGCTGGCCGTTGCCGCCAGTCACAGCCGATTGGTCACAGTGGAAGAAAACGCCATCATGGGCGGTGCCGGTTCGGCGGTCAGCGAATGTCTGAACGACGCTGGCCTGAGCGTCGAGCTGTTGCAATTGGGCTTGCCGGATCGTTTTATCGAACACGCCAAACCCACAGAAATGCTACGCGAAGCCGGCCTGGACGCCGCTGGTATTCAGGCTGCAATAGAGCAACGCTGGAGGTAA
- a CDS encoding polyprenyl synthetase family protein translates to MSNPLDDFLHASRTRLEAHLATLLADTTAPRLTDAMRYSMLGGGKRLRPLLVHATALSLGDTSERWLAPAAAVEMIHAYSLIHDDLPAMDDDDLRRGRPTNHRAFDEATAILAGDALQSLAFEHLSQATDLAVETRLSMVHRLAQGSGRQGMVGGQMQDLLAEGQTLQPTELANIHRLKTGALIETAIAFGALCAQANAATQDSLQRYGAALGLAFQITDDILDVTSDTATLGKPQGSDAARGKSTYVSLLGLDGAREHAAEQTAEACRALEELNLPDDAPLPWLADWLLGRNH, encoded by the coding sequence GTGTCCAACCCCTTAGACGATTTTCTGCACGCCAGTCGCACCCGCCTGGAAGCTCACCTGGCGACCCTGCTCGCCGACACCACCGCCCCTCGCCTCACCGACGCCATGCGCTATTCAATGCTCGGCGGCGGCAAACGGTTGCGTCCGCTGTTGGTTCACGCCACCGCTTTGAGTTTGGGCGACACCAGCGAGCGCTGGCTGGCACCGGCGGCGGCCGTCGAAATGATCCATGCCTACAGTCTGATTCACGACGACTTACCGGCCATGGACGACGACGATTTACGCCGCGGCCGCCCCACCAATCACCGCGCCTTCGATGAAGCCACCGCCATTCTCGCCGGCGATGCGTTGCAAAGCCTGGCTTTCGAACACCTCAGCCAGGCCACCGACCTCGCGGTCGAAACCCGACTGAGCATGGTGCATAGACTGGCACAAGGCAGTGGCCGCCAAGGCATGGTTGGCGGCCAGATGCAGGATTTGCTTGCCGAAGGCCAGACGCTGCAACCGACCGAACTTGCCAACATTCACCGGCTGAAAACCGGCGCGTTGATCGAAACCGCCATCGCCTTCGGCGCGCTCTGCGCCCAGGCCAACGCCGCCACTCAAGACAGCCTGCAACGCTACGGCGCCGCTCTGGGCCTGGCGTTTCAAATTACCGACGACATTCTTGATGTCACCAGCGACACCGCCACGCTGGGCAAACCCCAAGGCAGCGACGCCGCACGCGGCAAATCGACCTACGTCAGCTTGCTGGGTCTGGACGGCGCCCGCGAACACGCCGCCGAGCAAACGGCTGAGGCATGTCGCGCACTGGAAGAACTCAACCTGCCGGACGATGCCCCCCTGCCCTGGCTCGCCGACTGGCTGCTCGGCCGCAATCACTGA
- a CDS encoding exodeoxyribonuclease VII small subunit, with the protein MTDTKETDFESQMQALEQLVERLESGELSLDDAMKTFEQGIRLTRDCQAALDTAEQKVQVLLGEAGAERLEPLDDED; encoded by the coding sequence ATGACCGACACCAAAGAAACCGATTTTGAAAGCCAGATGCAAGCCCTGGAACAATTGGTCGAACGCCTTGAGTCGGGTGAACTGTCATTGGACGACGCCATGAAAACCTTCGAGCAGGGCATTCGCTTAACGCGCGACTGCCAAGCGGCGCTCGACACCGCCGAACAAAAAGTTCAGGTTCTGCTGGGCGAAGCTGGCGCTGAACGACTTGAGCCGCTTGACGACGAAGATTGA
- the pomA gene encoding flagellar motor protein PomA, protein MDLASIIGMFGAFAMVAMSMLLNGSVGMYVNVPSILIVVVGSIFVAMSKLTLDKFLSVGGIIGKAFSFKIVQPEDLIDEIVELADAARKGGLLSLEGRETSNEFLAKGIQLLVDGHDPDVVRQLLSRDMKMTKERHLAGGYFFSYIGDVAPAMGMIGTLIGLVAMLANMDDPKSIGPAMAVALLTTLYGSYMATAFALPIKDKLKLRAEEEERIQRMVIDGLISIQGGQNPRIIESMLKSYLPATKRGAD, encoded by the coding sequence GTGGATTTAGCTTCTATTATCGGCATGTTTGGCGCCTTTGCCATGGTCGCCATGTCGATGCTGCTGAACGGCAGCGTGGGAATGTACGTTAACGTACCGTCCATTCTGATCGTGGTGGTCGGCTCCATTTTCGTGGCGATGTCGAAGCTGACGCTGGACAAGTTTCTCAGCGTCGGCGGCATTATCGGCAAGGCGTTTTCGTTCAAGATTGTGCAGCCGGAAGATCTGATCGACGAAATCGTCGAACTGGCCGATGCCGCTCGTAAGGGCGGTTTGCTGTCGTTAGAAGGTCGCGAAACCAGCAACGAGTTTCTGGCAAAAGGCATTCAGTTATTGGTCGACGGTCACGATCCCGATGTGGTGCGCCAGTTGTTGTCTCGCGATATGAAAATGACCAAGGAACGTCATTTGGCCGGTGGTTATTTCTTTTCTTATATTGGCGATGTGGCGCCTGCGATGGGGATGATCGGTACGCTGATTGGCCTGGTTGCCATGTTGGCGAATATGGATGACCCCAAATCCATCGGCCCGGCCATGGCGGTGGCACTGCTGACAACGCTGTATGGATCCTACATGGCAACCGCCTTCGCGTTGCCGATCAAAGACAAACTCAAGTTGCGCGCTGAAGAAGAAGAACGCATCCAGCGCATGGTCATTGATGGCCTGATCTCGATTCAGGGCGGCCAGAACCCTCGTATTATTGAGTCCATGTTGAAGAGCTATCTGCCGGCCACCAAGCGTGGCGCCGATTAA
- a CDS encoding MotB family protein, which yields MSEEVEDDCPECEPGLAAWMATFSDLMALLMCFFVLLLSFSELDALKFKRLAGSLRNAFGIQSEVLADYIPKGTSIIAREFSPGRPEPTPLNVVRQNTVDELRDSLEVLCQDTMTAQEEAQGDRGELTRRIVVPLDSINEEVQQQAEAMANALSDVIAEGLLEIETVNQTIIIRVKEQSFGEGTDYVADRFLPILDRVRELLVTVPGSISIEGHTDNIPIRSAQFRNNWLLSAARALSVGEYLWEAPEMPEERFQIVGHGSTEPLASNDTEEGRAQNRRVEIIVSRDNPDYEGQIVPPDEQGEGVDFGEPSLFGLEPEEIF from the coding sequence ATGAGCGAAGAAGTCGAAGACGATTGCCCCGAATGTGAGCCTGGCCTAGCCGCCTGGATGGCCACCTTCTCAGATTTGATGGCACTGTTGATGTGCTTTTTTGTGTTGTTGCTGTCGTTCTCGGAATTGGACGCTTTGAAGTTCAAGCGTCTGGCGGGTTCGCTGCGCAACGCTTTCGGTATCCAGTCTGAAGTGCTGGCCGATTACATTCCCAAAGGCACCAGCATCATCGCGCGCGAATTCAGCCCCGGTCGCCCGGAGCCGACACCGCTGAATGTGGTGCGCCAGAACACCGTCGATGAATTGCGCGATTCGCTGGAAGTGCTGTGCCAGGACACCATGACCGCACAGGAAGAGGCGCAGGGTGATCGGGGTGAATTGACGCGGCGCATTGTTGTGCCGCTGGATTCGATCAACGAAGAAGTGCAACAGCAGGCCGAGGCGATGGCCAATGCGCTGTCGGATGTGATTGCCGAGGGGCTGCTGGAAATTGAGACGGTCAATCAGACCATTATTATCCGCGTGAAAGAGCAGTCGTTTGGTGAAGGCACCGATTACGTGGCTGATCGGTTCCTGCCCATTCTCGACCGGGTGCGCGAATTGTTGGTGACGGTGCCGGGCAGTATTTCCATTGAAGGCCACACCGATAACATTCCGATTCGCTCGGCTCAGTTCCGCAATAATTGGTTGCTCAGTGCGGCGCGGGCGTTGTCGGTGGGTGAGTATTTGTGGGAAGCACCGGAAATGCCGGAGGAGCGATTCCAGATTGTCGGGCACGGCAGTACGGAACCTTTGGCGAGTAACGACACCGAAGAGGGACGTGCGCAAAACCGCCGTGTGGAAATTATTGTGTCGCGCGATAATCCGGATTACGAAGGCCAGATTGTGCCGCCGGACGAGCAAGGGGAAGGCGTTGATTTTGGTGAGCCATCGCTGTTTGGCTTGGAACCGGAAGAGATTTTCTAG
- a CDS encoding universal stress protein, which translates to MFANQHIVVLIDPAEDSALAVQKASRLAKLENARLTLFACGYNATLASNHPLDPESAERAKKAYMHRLLDGLETVADIARGEGVEVKTEGVWDKHAGAALLQFLEQHPCDMVVKATHHQNVIQRTFFSQTDWELIRHCSLPLLLTKANAWNEPMRVTAAVDPVQANDKPDSLDEHIVRWGKDFASRLHGELQLLHVYDPTPLLIYLDQPTIDSADISEDIRDQHDAALKALAAQHQIAETNTVLETGSTLSVIPDHLHQANIDLVIMGAVPRSGLERWLLGHTAEKILDRITVDILIVK; encoded by the coding sequence ATGTTCGCGAACCAGCATATCGTTGTCCTGATTGACCCAGCCGAAGACAGTGCACTGGCCGTACAAAAGGCCAGTCGACTCGCCAAACTCGAAAACGCCCGCTTGACGCTCTTCGCTTGCGGCTACAACGCCACTCTGGCGTCCAATCATCCGCTTGATCCCGAATCCGCCGAGCGGGCAAAAAAAGCCTACATGCACCGCCTGCTCGATGGCCTTGAAACCGTCGCCGACATCGCCCGGGGCGAAGGCGTCGAGGTCAAGACCGAAGGCGTTTGGGACAAACACGCCGGTGCCGCGCTGCTGCAATTTCTGGAACAGCATCCGTGCGACATGGTGGTCAAAGCGACGCATCACCAGAACGTCATCCAACGCACCTTTTTCAGCCAGACCGACTGGGAATTGATTCGCCACTGCTCGCTGCCGTTGCTGTTGACCAAAGCCAACGCCTGGAACGAACCGATGCGGGTAACCGCTGCGGTCGATCCGGTACAGGCCAACGACAAACCCGATTCGCTGGACGAACACATCGTACGTTGGGGCAAAGATTTCGCATCGCGGCTGCACGGCGAATTGCAATTACTGCACGTCTACGACCCGACGCCGTTGCTGATCTATCTCGACCAGCCGACCATCGACAGCGCCGACATCAGCGAAGACATCCGCGACCAACACGATGCCGCACTGAAAGCGCTGGCAGCCCAACACCAGATCGCCGAAACCAACACCGTGCTGGAAACCGGCTCAACGCTGTCGGTCATTCCCGATCATCTGCATCAGGCCAACATCGATCTGGTGATCATGGGCGCAGTACCGCGTTCCGGGCTGGAGCGCTGGCTGCTCGGCCACACCGCCGAGAAAATTCTCGACCGCATCACCGTGGATATTCTGATCGTCAAATAG